A genome region from Arachidicoccus soli includes the following:
- a CDS encoding polysaccharide deacetylase family protein gives MAITKIFAGVICSVALLASVVGCKSKDKKDQKVEKDTTTMVAKPGTPIKLNPNKKYIYLTWDDGPQPPGTFNCERIFKEQGVKATFFMVGMNAFSPSRMRIVDTIRNSYPQFLLGNHSHSHGFQDHYKTFYQHPDSAMQDMYTAEKELNVQVKIVRLPGMNAWVENGKIQAPQSSREVCKRLGTAGYSAIGWDVEWRFGRHSIPVQGAQEMANEVAQKFADGTTYAQNALVILAHDRMFKEPQYADSLTKFITLLKQDTSYVFETVDHYPLVQQGHP, from the coding sequence ATGGCAATTACTAAAATATTCGCAGGAGTTATCTGCTCAGTTGCTTTGCTGGCCTCAGTTGTAGGCTGCAAAAGCAAGGATAAAAAGGATCAGAAAGTTGAAAAAGATACAACAACAATGGTGGCAAAACCTGGTACCCCCATTAAATTAAACCCTAATAAAAAATATATTTATCTTACATGGGACGACGGGCCTCAACCTCCGGGAACCTTTAACTGCGAACGTATTTTTAAAGAGCAAGGTGTGAAAGCAACTTTTTTTATGGTAGGTATGAATGCATTCAGCCCTTCCCGGATGAGAATTGTAGATACGATACGCAATAGCTACCCACAATTTTTATTGGGTAACCATAGTCATTCTCATGGTTTTCAAGATCATTATAAAACCTTCTATCAGCACCCGGATAGTGCGATGCAAGATATGTATACTGCAGAGAAAGAATTGAATGTACAAGTGAAGATTGTACGCCTTCCCGGTATGAATGCATGGGTAGAGAATGGTAAAATACAGGCACCACAGTCTTCCAGAGAAGTTTGTAAACGCCTGGGTACTGCAGGTTACAGCGCAATTGGTTGGGATGTAGAATGGCGTTTTGGCCGTCATTCAATTCCGGTTCAGGGTGCGCAGGAAATGGCAAATGAAGTAGCTCAAAAGTTTGCTGATGGAACGACTTATGCGCAAAATGCTTTGGTCATATTGGCGCACGATCGCATGTTTAAAGAACCGCAATATGCTGATAGTTTGACAAAGTTTATTACTTTGTTAAAACAAGATACAAGTTATGTTTTTGAAACTGTTGACCATTACCCATTGGTACAACAAGGCCATCCCTAA
- a CDS encoding S66 peptidase family protein — translation MERKKFLHTSGILLTSPFFSKLRGNYDDSNSAPIIIPPYLKAGDTIGITSPSGYILEDELQPAIALLQSWGLKIEIGKTIGERDGTFGGSDEARAADFQQMLDKSYIKAILCARGGYGALRIIDKINFSHLRQHPKWVIGFSDATVFHCHIATRFGVATIHSKMCNSFPTDWNNAPEIQKQSILSIRDTLMGTQKMQYVASYNQYNKIGSATGRIIGGNLRTIENLSGTLSAIHTENKILFIEETHEYLYNIDRMLWNLKRSGKLKKLNGLIIGGFKVQAQPDPQDELNLSLYDLVLEKIKDYNFPVCFDFPVGHQINNFALKCNVHHYFSVSTQGTILNEI, via the coding sequence ATGGAACGAAAAAAATTCCTTCATACTTCCGGCATTTTACTTACATCCCCATTTTTCTCAAAATTGAGGGGAAATTATGATGATAGTAATAGCGCGCCTATCATTATACCACCTTATCTGAAAGCTGGCGATACTATTGGTATTACAAGTCCATCGGGTTATATCTTAGAAGATGAATTACAACCCGCTATTGCTTTATTGCAAAGTTGGGGGCTTAAAATAGAAATAGGCAAAACAATCGGTGAAAGGGATGGCACTTTTGGTGGAAGCGATGAAGCAAGGGCTGCCGACTTTCAGCAAATGTTGGACAAGTCATACATCAAAGCTATTCTTTGCGCACGTGGAGGCTATGGAGCTTTGCGTATTATAGATAAAATAAATTTCTCACATCTTAGACAGCATCCTAAATGGGTAATCGGATTTAGTGATGCAACCGTTTTTCATTGTCATATTGCGACGCGTTTTGGCGTAGCAACAATTCATTCTAAAATGTGCAATAGCTTTCCAACGGATTGGAACAATGCTCCAGAGATACAAAAACAAAGCATTCTCTCTATTCGTGATACACTGATGGGTACCCAAAAAATGCAATATGTCGCATCCTATAACCAATACAACAAAATAGGCTCCGCAACCGGCAGAATAATTGGCGGAAATTTGCGCACCATAGAAAACTTGTCAGGTACATTGTCAGCTATTCATACGGAAAATAAAATTCTATTCATAGAAGAAACACATGAGTACTTATATAATATTGACAGAATGCTTTGGAATCTAAAAAGAAGTGGTAAGTTAAAAAAATTAAATGGCTTAATCATTGGAGGCTTTAAGGTACAAGCTCAACCAGACCCGCAAGATGAATTGAATTTATCTTTATATGACTTAGTTTTAGAAAAAATAAAAGATTATAATTTTCCTGTCTGTTTTGATTTTCCTGTAGGCCATCAAATAAATAATTTCGCGCTCAAATGCAATGTTCATCATTATTTCAGTGTCAGCACCCAAGGTACTATACTTAATGAAATTTAA
- a CDS encoding DUF1266 domain-containing protein, which produces MTQKKTFQQAMISITLLALSLIIITGCKNQSSKTDTKSNSTTLRDDTLKGFLLAGVYFVQGYGGAIPFMDKVKDDINKNAAQKDFLTMLDTAYHHYFIYPYPRSIAEKVDARNTLSSWFQINNQNDFYSFLASLKDSGFQAHYLVCRKALDDNGGLNADISKINFAKYNLPKGSEILLKFIKDHYNKFSSSGIKAWNIGLYVYTVCLGYGAEYIDAQNGKSIIVQMLEEAQKDYPDWKTYYNDFMLGRQFAGTDPSANAAYQKTIDGMLQGDYSAYKYLPLQQ; this is translated from the coding sequence ATGACGCAAAAGAAAACATTTCAACAAGCAATGATCTCAATTACCTTATTGGCATTGTCACTGATAATCATAACCGGCTGTAAAAATCAGTCATCTAAAACAGATACAAAAAGCAACTCAACCACCTTAAGAGATGATACATTAAAAGGGTTTTTATTGGCAGGCGTTTATTTTGTTCAGGGATATGGAGGCGCTATACCCTTCATGGATAAAGTTAAAGATGACATTAACAAAAACGCCGCTCAGAAAGATTTCTTAACGATGTTAGATACCGCATATCATCACTATTTCATTTACCCTTACCCTCGTTCTATAGCTGAAAAAGTAGATGCACGCAATACTTTATCCAGTTGGTTTCAGATAAATAATCAAAACGATTTTTACTCATTTCTCGCAAGCCTTAAAGACAGCGGATTTCAAGCCCATTATCTCGTATGCAGAAAAGCACTCGATGATAACGGGGGCCTAAATGCGGATATTTCAAAAATAAATTTCGCTAAATATAACCTTCCTAAAGGAAGTGAGATATTATTAAAATTCATAAAAGACCATTACAATAAATTCTCTTCTTCAGGCATTAAAGCATGGAATATCGGATTGTATGTTTACACAGTTTGTTTAGGATATGGCGCTGAATATATAGATGCACAAAACGGCAAAAGCATTATTGTACAAATGTTGGAAGAAGCACAAAAAGATTATCCTGATTGGAAAACCTATTACAATGATTTTATGTTAGGCAGACAGTTCGCCGGCACAGATCCATCCGCAAATGCAGCCTATCAAAAAACAATTGATGGAATGTTGCAAGGGGATTACAGTGCTTACAAATACCTGCCTTTGCAACAATAA
- a CDS encoding S66 peptidase family protein, which translates to MIIPKQLIENDTIGIVCPSGFMPMEKLRTCIQTLQQWGFQVKIGKTLGHQSNYFSGNDEERLSDLQAMIDDKNVKAILCGRGGYGLSRIIDKINFKPLIKNPKWIIGYSDVTLLHCHLNRKIKIASLHSPMAGAFNEGVDNIYIQSLKRILTGKNSIYKIASHPLNRFGECSGELIGGNLAMLAHAVGSVSEPKTNNKILFIEDVGEYLYTIDRMLHQLKRSGWFDNLKGLLIGSFTELKDTTIPFGKTIDKIIQELVADYNFPIAYNFPVGHQKENYALKCGVSYHLQVKENLVTFKEIK; encoded by the coding sequence ATGATAATTCCTAAACAATTAATAGAAAACGATACCATCGGCATTGTATGCCCTTCAGGGTTTATGCCCATGGAAAAGCTCAGAACCTGTATTCAAACTTTACAGCAATGGGGTTTTCAAGTAAAAATAGGCAAAACACTTGGCCATCAATCAAACTATTTTTCGGGAAATGATGAAGAAAGGCTTTCCGATTTGCAAGCAATGATTGATGACAAAAATGTAAAAGCAATTCTTTGTGGGCGCGGTGGTTATGGTTTAAGCAGGATTATAGATAAAATAAACTTTAAACCATTAATCAAAAATCCTAAATGGATTATCGGTTATAGTGATGTTACCCTTTTGCATTGTCATTTAAATAGAAAAATAAAAATAGCATCACTTCATTCACCAATGGCTGGTGCATTTAATGAAGGAGTCGATAATATTTATATTCAATCTTTAAAAAGAATTCTCACCGGGAAGAACAGTATCTATAAAATAGCATCACATCCACTTAATCGCTTCGGAGAATGTTCCGGTGAACTAATTGGCGGCAACCTTGCAATGTTGGCGCATGCTGTTGGGTCAGTCTCTGAGCCAAAAACTAATAATAAAATATTGTTTATTGAGGATGTCGGCGAATATCTTTATACAATAGACAGAATGCTTCATCAATTAAAGCGTTCAGGATGGTTTGATAATCTGAAAGGCCTATTAATAGGAAGTTTCACAGAGCTAAAAGATACCACAATTCCTTTCGGAAAAACTATTGATAAAATTATTCAAGAACTGGTTGCTGATTATAATTTCCCCATAGCTTATAATTTCCCTGTGGGACATCAAAAAGAAAATTATGCCCTGAAATGTGGTGTAAGCTATCATTTGCAGGTAAAGGAAAACTTAGTGACCTTTAAAGAGATTAAATAG
- a CDS encoding RNA-guided endonuclease TnpB family protein, with protein MLKAYKYCLLPTEEQKQQLAMFFGSCRFVFNLGLETKMQAWTTARKHLTCIDLANQMKELKDTEATWLQECPSQTLQMSLRNLDNAYTQFFKGGGFPKFKSKHRKQSIQFPQGVKTDFENSIIFLPKLKNVTCIFHRQFKGEIKTVTVSRTSTGKYFVSILVENQKQLPKKKPVMQKTTVGIDMGVKTFATLSDGTTFDNPKHLRNNLRRLRVEQRKLSRRFKRGAKEQSKNFLKQKLVVAKLHEHIKNQREDYLHKASTHIIRSYNSICLEDLNIKGMMQNEKLALAIGEVGWHKFKTMLEYKAEWYGKNILYIGRFQPSSKLCSHCGHIFKELSLKDRSWTCQSCGTHHERDENAALNIKTFGLRIKPSTVNVSH; from the coding sequence ATGCTCAAAGCCTACAAATATTGCCTCCTGCCTACCGAAGAACAAAAGCAACAACTGGCTATGTTCTTTGGTAGCTGTCGTTTTGTTTTCAATCTTGGACTGGAAACAAAAATGCAAGCATGGACTACCGCACGTAAGCATTTAACCTGTATAGACCTTGCGAACCAGATGAAGGAACTGAAAGACACCGAAGCAACATGGTTGCAGGAGTGCCCTTCACAAACGCTTCAAATGAGTTTGAGAAACTTAGACAATGCCTACACCCAATTCTTTAAAGGTGGCGGCTTCCCTAAGTTTAAATCAAAGCATCGCAAACAATCCATACAGTTTCCGCAAGGTGTGAAAACAGACTTTGAGAACAGTATCATCTTCCTCCCGAAGCTGAAAAATGTAACCTGTATTTTTCATCGCCAATTTAAAGGCGAGATTAAAACAGTAACCGTTTCCAGGACTTCAACAGGCAAATACTTCGTAAGCATACTGGTTGAGAACCAAAAGCAGTTGCCGAAGAAAAAACCTGTAATGCAGAAAACAACCGTTGGAATAGATATGGGCGTGAAAACTTTTGCTACCCTTTCAGACGGAACAACCTTTGACAATCCAAAGCATCTAAGAAATAATCTTAGAAGGCTTCGGGTAGAACAAAGAAAGTTGAGCCGTAGATTTAAAAGGGGTGCGAAGGAGCAAAGCAAAAACTTCCTGAAACAAAAACTGGTAGTTGCTAAACTTCACGAACACATCAAAAACCAACGTGAGGACTACTTACACAAAGCAAGTACGCACATCATTCGTTCTTACAACAGCATTTGCCTTGAAGATTTAAACATCAAAGGCATGATGCAAAACGAAAAACTTGCCCTTGCTATTGGTGAAGTAGGATGGCACAAATTCAAAACGATGCTGGAATACAAAGCCGAATGGTACGGAAAGAATATCCTGTACATCGGCAGGTTTCAACCATCGTCCAAATTGTGTTCACATTGCGGACATATTTTCAAAGAACTAAGTTTGAAGGACAGGTCTTGGACTTGTCAATCATGCGGCACTCATCACGAAAGAGATGAAAATGCCGCTTTGAATATTAAAACATTCGGGCTTCGGATAAAGCCTTCAACCGTTAACGTGAGCCATTAG
- a CDS encoding DNA-3-methyladenine glycosylase family protein: MSYFLHLQKDKKLVPVLQKPMPALKCRKNIPLRLMAGIMSQQLNSRVAEVIYNRFLLLFDGKEPSAQQVLSTNFEILRGIGLSNAKVNYLHNVALFCIENNITDKQLKALSNEEIIHLLTQIKGVGRWTVEMLLMFTLGREDVFATDDLAIQNAMAHLYKLDNVGELPIHAKR; encoded by the coding sequence ATGTCTTATTTCCTCCATTTGCAAAAGGATAAAAAACTCGTTCCTGTATTACAGAAACCAATGCCGGCATTAAAATGTAGAAAGAATATTCCTCTTAGATTAATGGCAGGTATTATGAGTCAGCAATTAAATAGCCGGGTTGCAGAAGTGATCTATAATCGATTTTTGCTGCTGTTTGACGGAAAAGAGCCTTCCGCACAACAAGTGCTGTCTACCAATTTTGAAATTTTGCGGGGTATCGGTTTAAGTAATGCCAAAGTAAATTACTTGCACAATGTAGCCTTATTTTGTATCGAAAATAATATAACAGACAAGCAGCTGAAAGCCTTGTCAAATGAAGAAATAATTCATTTGCTTACGCAAATCAAAGGTGTTGGCCGCTGGACAGTAGAAATGCTGTTGATGTTTACACTTGGACGCGAAGATGTGTTTGCCACGGATGATTTGGCAATACAAAATGCAATGGCGCATTTGTATAAATTAGATAATGTTGGTGAACTACCCATTCACGCAAAGCGATGA
- the tnpA gene encoding IS200/IS605 family transposase, whose amino-acid sequence MSQKSNYQSTNRSKHYLKCHLIFVCKYRKAMLVGQLNDDVKRIFLSIAENSDFEIEVMETDTDHVHFLIRYIPRLSIVQIVRRLKQESTRQLWLLHGKILRKQYWYQKLLWSDGYFVCSIGEASPETVRQYILSQG is encoded by the coding sequence ATGTCTCAAAAATCTAACTACCAGTCCACCAATCGTTCAAAGCACTACTTAAAATGCCATCTCATTTTTGTTTGTAAGTACCGTAAGGCAATGCTTGTCGGTCAGCTTAATGATGATGTTAAGCGTATCTTTCTCTCTATCGCTGAAAATTCAGATTTTGAAATTGAAGTGATGGAGACAGATACAGACCATGTACATTTCCTTATTCGCTACATTCCTCGCCTGTCTATTGTGCAAATTGTTCGCAGGTTAAAGCAGGAAAGCACTCGTCAGTTGTGGTTGCTGCATGGCAAAATACTCCGTAAGCAATATTGGTATCAGAAATTACTTTGGTCGGATGGCTATTTCGTTTGTTCCATTGGTGAAGCATCACCTGAAACAGTCAGGCAATACATCCTTTCACAAGGTTAA
- a CDS encoding LacI family DNA-binding transcriptional regulator has protein sequence MQVNKQATIKEIAKKLGVSISTVSRALHDHPSIGLRTKTRVQEVAKEMNYEPNQAAIQFKMGKTFTLGVIIPELRENFFSMAISGIEDIAFENNYNVLFGQSHDDVEKEKAILATFKKNRIDGLLVSLSKATKNLDHFLELINADTPVVFFDRVPKNEDAYTVSCDLYKSSIKIVDYLWERGHRHIALLKGPQTLQATNERMRGFMEGLSKKRAKTDPSLFSSSDLTQQGNWDAMKDILSQKNRPTAVVAFNDYVALDAMQYVKRFTKLKINKDICFVSYSNLPMRVYLETPPLVSIEQFPYEQGKRAAEMLMNLMNGKTLTEKQIVLDGELIALDS, from the coding sequence ATGCAAGTGAATAAACAAGCAACGATAAAAGAGATTGCTAAGAAATTAGGAGTATCCATTTCCACAGTTTCAAGAGCACTGCATGATCATCCAAGTATTGGGTTGCGCACCAAAACGCGTGTGCAGGAAGTGGCTAAAGAAATGAATTATGAGCCAAACCAGGCTGCGATACAATTCAAAATGGGAAAGACATTTACGCTTGGGGTAATTATCCCTGAGCTTAGAGAAAATTTCTTCTCAATGGCCATTAGCGGCATTGAAGATATTGCATTTGAAAATAATTATAATGTGCTCTTTGGTCAAAGTCATGACGATGTAGAAAAGGAAAAAGCTATTTTAGCGACTTTCAAAAAGAATCGTATTGATGGATTATTGGTGTCTCTTTCTAAGGCGACAAAGAATCTTGATCATTTTTTGGAATTGATTAATGCTGATACGCCGGTTGTTTTTTTTGATAGAGTCCCAAAGAATGAAGACGCCTATACGGTTTCCTGCGATTTGTATAAAAGTTCTATTAAAATCGTGGATTATTTATGGGAACGTGGTCATCGGCATATTGCCTTATTAAAGGGTCCGCAGACCTTACAAGCCACTAATGAACGCATGCGTGGATTTATGGAAGGTCTTAGTAAAAAGCGGGCTAAGACAGATCCTTCTCTGTTTTCTTCTTCAGATCTTACACAGCAAGGAAATTGGGATGCCATGAAAGATATTCTTTCTCAAAAAAACAGACCGACTGCAGTTGTAGCATTTAACGATTATGTAGCATTGGATGCAATGCAATATGTAAAACGGTTTACAAAACTTAAGATTAATAAAGATATCTGTTTTGTAAGCTATTCAAATCTCCCCATGCGTGTTTATTTAGAAACCCCGCCGTTAGTTTCTATTGAACAGTTTCCTTATGAACAAGGTAAACGAGCAGCTGAAATGCTGATGAATTTGATGAATGGAAAAACGCTTACAGAAAAACAAATAGTCCTTGACGGGGAGTTAATTGCCTTGGATTCTTAA
- a CDS encoding ATP-dependent helicase has protein sequence MQDYLIGLNEKQYIAATHINGPLMIVAGAGSGKTKVLTTRIAHLMANGVDAFNILALTFTNKAAAEMRERIEKMLGGNEARNLYIGTFHSVFARILRAEAPRLGYPSNFSIYDSDDSKSVIKTIVKEMDLDEKHYKPNVVLSRISQAKNALIGPLEYAEDYYLQQEDIRANRTAITNIYKAYTARCFKNGAMDFDDLLLKMYELLHTFPEVLLKFQHKFRYVLIDEYQDTNPVQYQITKLLAAAHENICVVGDDAQSIYSFRGATIENILLFKKDYDDVKIVKLEQNYRSTKSILNVANTIIQNNKNQIPKDLWTDNADGEKINLVRTLTDNDEGKYVATTIQEQKLRNHFYNKDFAILYRTNAQSRAFEENLRRAGIAYKIYGGLSFYQRKEIKDFVAYLRVISNTRDEEALKRIINYPIRGIGKTTTEKLLTASNEGGFTFWESLTRAQEFGLKGHTLEVIQNFITMMRYFQSLLKENNAYEVAMQVGKHTNLVKELFSDKSTEGLARYENIQELLNSIKEWVDQQENLAQIDEDGTLLENTDTETAKNAMSLGTYLQQITLLTDADKNEEDSDVVKLMTIHAAKGLEFPIIFVGGLEESIFPSGMSINTREELEEERRLFYVAITRAKQKLWLTYANTRYRFGNLVQNDPSRFIEEMPESFINRSSAGNSFNANNYSNGFQQRNSNFGNNTSEAIERKYGPPPTKKVNTRPSALPSQPPSIAKVIEHTPQPDFTPSDTSNLVEGDKVEHLKFGFGTVIKMEGAAHNRIATVHFNLNGEKKIMLNYAKLRILES, from the coding sequence ATGCAAGATTATTTAATAGGACTTAACGAAAAACAATATATAGCAGCAACACATATTAATGGGCCACTTATGATTGTAGCCGGCGCAGGCAGCGGGAAAACAAAAGTGCTCACTACCCGTATCGCACATTTAATGGCTAATGGAGTAGATGCTTTTAATATTTTAGCGCTTACTTTTACTAACAAAGCAGCCGCTGAGATGCGTGAACGTATCGAAAAAATGCTAGGCGGTAATGAAGCACGTAATCTATATATTGGCACATTCCATAGTGTGTTTGCAAGAATATTACGTGCCGAAGCCCCTCGTTTAGGATATCCCAGTAATTTTTCGATATACGATTCCGATGACAGTAAAAGTGTGATAAAAACCATTGTAAAAGAGATGGATTTAGACGAAAAGCATTATAAGCCTAATGTCGTTCTCAGTCGTATTTCTCAGGCAAAAAATGCTTTAATAGGCCCATTGGAATATGCCGAAGATTATTATTTACAACAAGAAGATATTCGAGCCAATAGGACTGCCATCACCAATATTTATAAGGCCTATACAGCGCGTTGTTTTAAAAATGGCGCAATGGACTTTGATGATTTATTATTAAAGATGTATGAATTATTACACACCTTTCCCGAGGTATTACTTAAGTTTCAACATAAGTTTCGATATGTACTTATTGATGAGTATCAGGATACCAATCCCGTACAATATCAAATCACAAAGTTGTTGGCAGCAGCTCATGAAAATATCTGCGTAGTGGGTGATGATGCACAAAGTATTTACAGTTTTAGAGGCGCAACCATTGAAAACATTTTACTCTTCAAAAAAGATTATGATGATGTAAAAATTGTAAAACTGGAACAAAACTATCGCAGCACGAAAAGCATTTTAAATGTTGCAAATACGATTATCCAAAACAATAAGAATCAAATACCAAAAGATTTATGGACCGATAATGCTGATGGGGAAAAAATAAACCTTGTACGTACATTGACAGATAATGATGAAGGAAAATATGTTGCGACAACTATCCAGGAGCAAAAGTTGCGCAATCATTTTTACAATAAAGATTTTGCAATACTCTATCGTACAAATGCGCAAAGCCGTGCTTTTGAAGAGAATTTAAGAAGAGCAGGCATCGCTTATAAAATTTACGGGGGACTTAGCTTTTATCAAAGAAAAGAGATTAAAGACTTTGTGGCTTATCTGCGTGTCATATCAAATACACGAGATGAAGAGGCATTGAAACGTATCATTAATTATCCCATAAGAGGCATTGGCAAAACGACGACAGAAAAATTACTAACAGCTTCCAACGAAGGGGGATTCACTTTCTGGGAATCCTTAACACGCGCACAGGAATTTGGGCTAAAAGGCCATACTTTAGAAGTAATCCAAAACTTCATTACGATGATGCGTTATTTTCAATCTTTATTAAAGGAAAATAATGCGTACGAAGTGGCAATGCAAGTAGGTAAACATACCAATTTGGTAAAAGAGCTTTTCTCAGATAAATCTACCGAAGGTTTAGCCCGCTACGAGAATATTCAAGAACTACTCAATTCGATTAAAGAATGGGTCGATCAACAGGAAAACTTAGCACAAATAGATGAGGACGGAACCTTATTGGAGAATACAGATACTGAAACGGCAAAAAATGCTATGTCTCTGGGTACATATTTGCAACAAATTACACTACTTACAGATGCCGATAAAAACGAAGAAGATTCAGATGTTGTAAAACTGATGACAATTCACGCAGCTAAAGGATTGGAATTTCCTATCATTTTTGTTGGAGGATTAGAAGAGAGTATTTTCCCCAGTGGTATGAGTATCAACACGAGAGAAGAATTAGAAGAAGAAAGGCGTTTGTTTTATGTAGCCATTACCAGAGCGAAACAAAAACTTTGGCTTACTTATGCCAATACAAGGTACCGGTTTGGCAATTTAGTGCAAAATGACCCTAGTCGTTTTATTGAAGAAATGCCTGAGTCCTTTATTAACAGAAGCTCGGCTGGCAATTCATTCAATGCGAATAATTATAGCAATGGCTTTCAACAGCGAAATTCCAATTTTGGCAATAATACTTCTGAAGCCATAGAACGAAAATACGGGCCGCCGCCAACGAAGAAAGTAAATACAAGGCCAAGTGCATTGCCTTCGCAACCACCATCAATAGCTAAGGTAATAGAACATACACCTCAACCAGATTTCACACCTAGTGATACCAGTAATTTAGTAGAGGGCGATAAAGTAGAGCATTTAAAATTCGGCTTTGGGACTGTTATTAAAATGGAAGGTGCTGCCCATAACCGTATTGCAACAGTTCATTTTAATTTAAACGGAGAGAAAAAAATAATGCTGAACTATGCGAAATTGCGCATTTTAGAAAGTTAA
- a CDS encoding lactonase family protein produces the protein MQKILSLVSCLSLAATLLNSCQSQKMENKSCFLLVGTYTVKNNSDGIYVYDFNEDSGTLKLISQTDKVENPSYLAFSKNYEYLYAVNENLDDSTPGRVSAFHFNQQEGELRFLNTVPSNGSAPCFITVDTSGKNVLEANYNGGNFSVFKTDSDGKLLPAVQIIAQTGKSVNKYRQTQPHVHSTFLSPDEKYVFVCDLGNDTLYQYPFDAKNAEPLDVSGAKKYKVPDGYGPRHIAFSPDKKNLYLLNELEGKLMAFKMQNDSLQYLQTIASTEVPDTALHDKSSAAIRMATNGKFLYTSNRGNANDIAIFAVNSDGTLKEVGRQPTDEIPRDFNIDPSGKFLLVASKTRNNIKVYAINQQSGALTYTGHSVELPAPVAILFAPKK, from the coding sequence ATGCAAAAGATTCTTTCACTTGTAAGTTGTTTATCGCTTGCAGCGACACTTCTAAATAGTTGTCAATCTCAAAAAATGGAAAATAAATCTTGTTTCTTATTAGTTGGCACTTATACTGTCAAGAATAATAGTGATGGTATTTACGTATATGATTTCAATGAAGATAGTGGTACTCTAAAATTGATTTCTCAAACAGATAAAGTGGAGAATCCTTCTTATCTGGCATTTTCAAAGAATTATGAGTATTTATATGCTGTAAACGAAAATCTTGATGATTCAACGCCGGGAAGAGTTTCGGCTTTTCACTTCAATCAACAAGAAGGGGAGCTTAGATTTCTAAATACGGTCCCATCTAACGGCTCTGCACCTTGTTTTATAACAGTGGATACCTCGGGCAAGAATGTATTGGAAGCTAATTATAACGGCGGTAATTTTTCTGTTTTTAAAACGGATTCTGATGGTAAACTTTTACCCGCGGTTCAGATTATTGCTCAAACTGGTAAGAGTGTGAATAAATATAGACAGACGCAGCCTCACGTGCATTCCACATTTCTTTCCCCGGATGAAAAATATGTATTTGTCTGCGATTTAGGAAATGATACACTTTATCAATATCCTTTCGATGCAAAAAACGCCGAACCTCTTGATGTGAGTGGTGCTAAAAAATATAAAGTTCCGGATGGTTATGGTCCCCGTCATATTGCTTTTTCTCCTGATAAAAAGAACTTATATCTGCTCAACGAATTAGAAGGAAAATTGATGGCTTTTAAAATGCAAAACGATTCGCTTCAATACTTGCAAACAATAGCATCAACCGAAGTGCCTGATACCGCTTTGCACGACAAAAGCAGTGCTGCTATCCGTATGGCCACAAACGGTAAATTTTTGTATACATCCAATCGCGGCAATGCCAATGATATAGCCATTTTTGCTGTAAATAGTGATGGGACTTTAAAGGAAGTAGGGCGTCAGCCAACTGATGAAATTCCAAGGGACTTTAATATAGACCCTTCCGGAAAATTTCTTTTAGTGGCCAGTAAAACCAGGAATAATATTAAAGTATACGCTATTAATCAACAATCAGGAGCCCTTACGTATACAGGACATTCTGTTGAATTGCCGGCACCTGTTGCGATATTATTTGCGCCAAAAAAATAA